A stretch of the Verrucomicrobiia bacterium genome encodes the following:
- a CDS encoding 4'-phosphopantetheinyl transferase superfamily protein, which produces MNVLGVGIDLISLKRVRKFLRHPKSQIRRLLTPAEQKRYLAKNLSPVVFAKLFSAKEAYFKAAGGGIPVFERMDVKLLPRDRFQVKSLHGLRSAAPAYGCFFRTPSLIGAQIILWD; this is translated from the coding sequence ATGAACGTTTTGGGCGTCGGGATCGACCTGATCAGCCTGAAGCGTGTCCGCAAATTCCTGCGCCATCCCAAGTCCCAGATCCGCCGTCTTTTGACTCCTGCCGAGCAAAAGCGGTATCTCGCCAAGAACCTCAGCCCTGTTGTTTTCGCCAAGCTTTTCTCCGCCAAGGAAGCCTATTTCAAGGCGGCCGGAGGGGGAATTCCTGTTTTTGAGCGCATGGACGTTAAACTCTTGCCTCGGGACCGTTTTCAGGTAAAATCGTTGCACGGTCTCCGGTCGGCTGCGCCGGCCTATGGCTGTTTTTTCCGGACTCCTTCCCTTATCGGAGCTCAAATTATTCTTTGGGATTAA
- a CDS encoding glycosyltransferase, producing MANLFFVYFLAVFLVWSARAAHALRMLATAPRVSLLKSGASGRELVTIIVPAKNEEKNIRACIEGLLAQDYPHFEIIVVNDNSTDRTEEILLSLGAAALSGNAPNASTGRLKYLNGKKTPEGWTGKNHALHQAIPHARGAWYLFTDADTRHEPSCLSSALAHALSNGLNLLSLLPRCLAESPWEHLLQPPAMGYLGLWFPLDKINDPESPVFFGNGQYLLIHSELYGKTGGHEAVRHAFLEDFALVEKTKALGQRAGVAMGMDVYGTRMYSSFDEIWRGWRRIYLHAFQSKLGALVLKALDILFFSVLPFAIFPTLAFLVSQDVRYMTAVILAVVTVLLVLGTAYKTHQIVRARKRFCLAHPLAAAVLFGVLMDACGMAAFKTKTVWR from the coding sequence ATGGCCAACCTTTTTTTTGTGTATTTCCTCGCCGTTTTCTTAGTCTGGAGCGCCCGCGCCGCGCACGCCCTGCGCATGCTCGCCACGGCCCCGCGCGTGTCTTTACTAAAGTCCGGCGCTTCCGGGCGGGAGCTCGTCACCATCATCGTGCCTGCCAAGAACGAAGAGAAAAACATCCGCGCCTGCATCGAAGGCCTCCTGGCGCAGGATTATCCCCATTTCGAAATCATCGTGGTGAACGATAATTCCACGGACCGCACCGAAGAAATCCTCTTGTCCCTCGGCGCGGCGGCCCTTTCCGGAAACGCGCCGAACGCATCCACAGGCCGGCTCAAATACCTGAACGGAAAAAAAACGCCGGAAGGCTGGACGGGTAAAAATCATGCCCTGCACCAGGCCATCCCGCATGCGCGGGGCGCCTGGTACCTTTTCACGGACGCGGACACGCGCCACGAACCTTCCTGCCTGTCCTCCGCGCTGGCCCATGCCCTGAGCAACGGGCTTAACCTGCTGAGCCTGCTTCCCCGCTGCCTCGCCGAAAGCCCCTGGGAGCACCTGCTTCAGCCTCCGGCCATGGGCTACCTGGGGCTGTGGTTTCCTCTGGATAAAATCAACGATCCCGAGTCGCCGGTTTTTTTCGGCAACGGGCAATACCTTTTGATCCATTCGGAGCTGTATGGAAAAACCGGAGGACACGAGGCGGTGCGGCACGCGTTTCTGGAAGACTTCGCGCTGGTGGAAAAAACCAAGGCGCTGGGGCAGCGCGCGGGCGTGGCCATGGGCATGGACGTCTACGGCACGCGCATGTACTCGTCTTTCGACGAAATCTGGCGGGGCTGGCGGCGCATCTACCTTCACGCCTTCCAGAGCAAATTAGGCGCGCTGGTTTTGAAGGCGCTGGATATCCTCTTCTTTTCCGTCCTGCCGTTCGCGATTTTTCCCACCCTGGCCTTCCTGGTTTCGCAGGATGTCCGCTACATGACGGCCGTCATTCTGGCCGTCGTCACCGTCCTTCTGGTCCTCGGGACGGCCTACAAAACCCACCAGATCGTGCGCGCGAGAAAAAGATTCTGCCTGGCGCATCCGCTGGCCGCGGCTGTGCTTTTCGGCGTGCTCATGGATGCGTGCGGGATGGCGGCCTTCAAAACAAAAACCGTCTGGCGGTAA
- a CDS encoding class I SAM-dependent methyltransferase, protein MLKLIRRWQRTILDFVVSRHPKLGLDRRAEDFVALFENDLPRQSRVLDIGGGWGFYRQPLVSRGHECLVLDVVRPTLQKCPVVIYDGDVMPFPDKSFDVSLFITVLHHIADVEDILRECRRVTRRRVVVVEDLYHHFWGRQWTVLRDQLYNFEFFGHPQQFRKKAEWIELFESQGFKLVKETQVYTWLSGLRILNGVFVFEVGPEPEGTNERNGYDRSGNAGRSPSPVGSGA, encoded by the coding sequence ATGCTCAAGCTCATCCGCAGGTGGCAGCGCACGATTCTCGACTTTGTCGTGAGCCGCCATCCAAAGCTCGGCCTGGATCGCCGGGCGGAAGACTTTGTCGCGCTTTTTGAAAACGATCTTCCCCGCCAAAGCCGTGTTCTGGACATCGGCGGGGGGTGGGGATTTTACCGGCAGCCGCTCGTTTCCCGCGGGCACGAATGCCTGGTGCTGGATGTTGTCCGGCCCACGCTGCAGAAATGCCCTGTCGTGATCTACGACGGGGACGTGATGCCGTTTCCGGACAAGAGCTTCGACGTAAGCCTCTTCATCACGGTGCTGCATCACATCGCGGACGTCGAAGACATCCTCCGCGAATGCCGGCGTGTCACCCGCAGGCGCGTGGTCGTGGTCGAAGACCTTTATCATCATTTTTGGGGCCGTCAGTGGACGGTCCTGCGAGACCAGCTTTATAATTTTGAATTTTTCGGCCATCCGCAGCAGTTCCGGAAGAAGGCGGAATGGATCGAGCTCTTCGAAAGCCAAGGCTTCAAGCTTGTGAAAGAAACCCAGGTTTACACCTGGCTGTCGGGACTGCGCATCCTGAACGGAGTTTTTGTTTTCGAAGTGGGGCCTGAGCCGGAAGGGACGAATGAACGGAACGGGTACGATCGATCTGGGAATGCTGGGAGAAGCCCGAGTCCTGTCGGCTCCGGAGCATGA
- a CDS encoding SDR family oxidoreductase → MARPFEHKTALITGASRGIGRATALRLASQGADIVLNYVRNEEAAKKTANEIQAHGVAVTLFQANVGEESESKALTEHAIKEFGGIDILVHAAAMGAFKPAHKLRANQWDLSLDINAKAFLLLAQGVIESMAKRGGGSMIALSSLGSRQFIPNYGAIGISKAALEALVRSLAVELAPKKIRVNAVSGGLVKTDAIQFFPEHEKFEKEVLERTPAGRIAEPDDLARIVAFLASSDSAWITGQTIVADGGLSLI, encoded by the coding sequence ATGGCAAGACCTTTTGAGCACAAAACAGCCTTGATCACGGGCGCTTCCCGGGGCATCGGACGCGCCACGGCGCTTCGCCTCGCTTCCCAGGGGGCCGACATTGTCCTCAATTACGTGCGAAACGAGGAAGCGGCCAAGAAGACCGCAAATGAAATCCAGGCGCATGGGGTGGCCGTCACCCTTTTCCAGGCCAATGTCGGGGAAGAATCCGAAAGCAAGGCGCTTACCGAGCACGCGATCAAGGAATTCGGCGGCATCGACATCCTGGTCCACGCGGCCGCCATGGGCGCCTTCAAGCCCGCGCACAAGCTCCGCGCCAATCAGTGGGACCTTTCGCTGGACATCAACGCCAAGGCCTTTCTTCTGCTTGCTCAGGGCGTTATCGAGTCGATGGCCAAACGCGGCGGCGGCAGCATGATCGCGCTTTCCAGCCTGGGTTCGCGGCAATTCATTCCCAATTACGGCGCCATCGGTATCTCCAAAGCCGCGCTCGAAGCGCTGGTGCGCTCCCTCGCGGTCGAGCTGGCGCCGAAAAAAATCCGCGTCAACGCGGTCTCCGGAGGCCTCGTCAAAACCGACGCCATCCAGTTTTTTCCGGAGCACGAGAAATTCGAGAAGGAAGTACTGGAACGGACGCCCGCGGGAAGAATCGCGGAACCGGACGACCTGGCGCGCATTGTCGCCTTTCTCGCCTCTTCCGATTCCGCCTGGATCACGGGGCAGACGATCGTGGCCGACGGCGGCCTGTCGCTGATTTGA
- a CDS encoding beta-ketoacyl-[acyl-carrier-protein] synthase family protein, translated as MGQRRRVVVTGLGLMTACGKGWQPFWEAACQSRSAIHPMQGLSLNGFPSRFAAQVLNADPKEMVRNRKSLKVMSRDIQLAVAASELAVQDSGLDPKQTDVFRFGVALGVSAPINTELDEMGVGIRNGLDAEGRFGISKFGREGIRSLFPLWFLKYVPNMPACHVSIAHGIKGPSNTITTSAAAAAQAVGEAFRIIERGDADCMLAGGTESEVNPMGLSRLHLLGLLSVRNGNALTAYRPFDKSRDGIVIGEGAGLLVLEAYEHAKARGARIYAEITGYGSSSDFDTDPRDTRDGEGKAQAMASALKDAGLSASDVDFIVANGSGLPRQDLEEAAAIHSVFNGRGGKVPVTGFKPVTGHLVYGAGAVEAAGGLLSLKEGLLPPLMNLENPEGGLDFVRAAPRQGTWNRFLLNSFGFAGQNASLVFQKC; from the coding sequence ATGGGCCAGCGTCGGAGAGTGGTCGTCACGGGCCTTGGGCTCATGACCGCCTGCGGCAAAGGCTGGCAGCCTTTTTGGGAAGCCGCCTGCCAGTCGCGTTCCGCCATCCATCCGATGCAGGGCCTTTCTCTCAATGGTTTTCCATCGCGTTTTGCCGCGCAGGTCCTGAACGCGGACCCGAAAGAAATGGTCCGCAACCGAAAGTCCCTCAAAGTCATGTCGCGCGACATCCAGCTCGCGGTCGCGGCCAGCGAGCTTGCCGTCCAGGATTCGGGGCTCGATCCGAAGCAGACGGACGTGTTTCGTTTCGGCGTGGCGCTCGGCGTCAGCGCGCCCATCAACACCGAGCTCGATGAAATGGGGGTTGGGATCCGCAACGGCCTGGACGCGGAAGGCCGCTTCGGCATTTCCAAATTCGGGCGCGAAGGCATCCGCTCTCTTTTCCCGCTCTGGTTTTTGAAGTACGTTCCGAACATGCCCGCCTGCCACGTCTCCATCGCGCATGGCATCAAAGGCCCAAGCAACACGATCACGACTTCCGCGGCCGCGGCGGCGCAGGCGGTCGGCGAGGCCTTCCGCATCATCGAGCGCGGCGACGCGGACTGCATGCTGGCCGGCGGCACGGAATCGGAAGTCAATCCCATGGGCCTTTCGCGCCTGCACCTGCTCGGGCTTTTGTCGGTGCGGAACGGAAACGCGCTCACGGCTTACCGGCCCTTCGACAAATCCCGCGACGGCATCGTGATCGGGGAAGGCGCGGGCCTGCTCGTCCTCGAAGCTTACGAGCACGCGAAAGCGCGCGGCGCGCGGATTTATGCGGAGATCACCGGCTACGGCTCGTCTTCGGATTTCGATACCGACCCGCGCGACACGCGCGACGGCGAAGGCAAGGCCCAGGCCATGGCGTCGGCGCTCAAGGACGCGGGCCTCAGCGCCTCGGATGTGGATTTTATCGTGGCCAACGGCAGCGGCCTGCCGCGTCAGGACCTGGAGGAAGCGGCCGCGATCCATTCCGTCTTCAACGGCCGCGGCGGCAAAGTGCCGGTGACCGGGTTCAAGCCCGTGACCGGCCATTTGGTGTACGGCGCCGGCGCGGTCGAAGCCGCGGGCGGCTTGCTTTCTTTAAAGGAAGGGCTGCTTCCGCCGCTCATGAATCTCGAAAATCCCGAGGGCGGCCTTGATTTCGTGCGCGCGGCGCCTCGGCAGGGCACGTGGAACCGTTTTCTTCTGAATTCTTTCGGCTTCGCGGGGCAGAACGCCTCGCTCGTATTTCAAAAATGTTAA
- a CDS encoding phosphopantetheine-binding protein, with the protein MEPIIFEKVQETLANALGVEKSDIKPESSLTRDLGAESIDFIDIMFRLEKTFDIKIPSGDLFPGNILNDPRFVQSGTVTAAGLQELRTKLPYLDVDGFSRDPQISRLAEFFTVQMVLDYLGDRLAKNVRTT; encoded by the coding sequence ATGGAACCTATCATCTTTGAGAAAGTCCAGGAAACTTTGGCCAATGCGCTGGGCGTCGAAAAAAGCGACATCAAGCCCGAATCTTCTCTCACGCGCGATCTGGGCGCCGAATCCATCGATTTCATCGACATCATGTTCCGTCTCGAAAAGACCTTCGACATCAAAATTCCCAGCGGCGATCTTTTTCCCGGAAACATTCTCAACGATCCCCGTTTCGTCCAGAGCGGGACCGTCACGGCCGCGGGTCTGCAGGAACTCCGCACCAAGCTGCCTTATCTCGACGTGGACGGCTTTTCCCGCGATCCGCAGATCAGCCGCCTGGCCGAGTTCTTCACGGTCCAGATGGTGCTGGATTACCTCGGCGACAGGCTGGCCAAGAACGTCCGCACGACGTAA
- a CDS encoding beta-ketoacyl-ACP synthase II, translated as MAATDCKNRRIVVTGIGAVTPLGNSAAENWENMKAAKSGIAAISLFDASDFPTRIAGEVKNFDFGAAVRDNPRLSEAGRGTFFAFRAAQEAVRDSGLKEGAYDSRRFGLYFGAADSGFDFNAFAQTMTDSFVPGTPEIHPGEYITAAVRNMSAVAELEAQPFMTLSHLASWFRLRGPVCNSLTACAASSQAIGEAFEWIRRGDADIMMTGGSHSMVYPLGIAGFSLLTALSTRNDDPARASRPFDKNRDGFVLAEGACVLIVEELSHAVKRGARIYGEIVGYGATSDAYRMTDMDPEGAGACRAVEIAMKKAGLTPEGVDYVNAHGTATQINDAIETLVIKKALGERAYKIPVSSIKSMVGHMIAGAGALELAACLFSIRDSVVPPTINYETPDPKCDLDYVPNEARAHRVRAALSNSFGFGGQNICLAVKHYEI; from the coding sequence ATGGCAGCAACGGATTGCAAAAATCGCCGCATCGTGGTCACGGGCATCGGCGCGGTCACGCCGCTCGGAAATTCGGCGGCGGAAAACTGGGAGAACATGAAGGCCGCGAAATCCGGCATCGCCGCGATCTCGCTTTTTGACGCCTCGGATTTTCCCACGCGCATCGCGGGCGAAGTGAAAAATTTCGATTTCGGCGCGGCCGTCCGCGATAACCCGCGCCTTAGCGAAGCCGGGCGGGGGACCTTCTTCGCATTCCGCGCCGCCCAAGAGGCGGTCCGGGATTCCGGCCTGAAAGAAGGCGCTTACGATTCTCGCCGCTTCGGGCTTTATTTCGGCGCCGCGGACAGCGGTTTCGATTTCAACGCGTTCGCGCAGACCATGACCGATTCTTTCGTGCCCGGCACTCCCGAGATTCATCCGGGGGAATATATTACGGCCGCCGTGCGCAACATGAGCGCCGTGGCCGAGCTCGAGGCCCAGCCTTTCATGACGCTCTCGCATCTGGCGAGCTGGTTTCGCCTGCGCGGGCCGGTTTGCAACAGCCTGACCGCATGCGCCGCGTCGTCGCAGGCCATCGGCGAAGCTTTTGAATGGATTCGGCGCGGCGATGCTGATATCATGATGACCGGCGGCTCGCATTCCATGGTTTATCCCCTCGGGATCGCGGGCTTCAGCCTGTTGACGGCGCTCTCGACCCGCAACGACGATCCGGCGCGGGCTTCACGTCCTTTCGATAAAAACCGCGACGGATTTGTTCTCGCGGAGGGCGCTTGTGTGCTGATCGTCGAAGAATTGTCCCATGCCGTAAAGCGCGGCGCGCGCATCTACGGCGAGATCGTGGGCTATGGCGCGACGTCCGATGCCTACCGCATGACCGACATGGACCCGGAAGGCGCGGGGGCCTGCCGCGCAGTGGAAATCGCGATGAAGAAAGCGGGACTGACGCCGGAAGGCGTCGATTACGTGAACGCGCACGGCACCGCGACGCAGATCAACGACGCGATCGAAACGCTCGTCATCAAGAAAGCGCTCGGCGAGCGTGCTTACAAGATTCCGGTGAGCTCCATCAAGTCCATGGTCGGCCACATGATCGCGGGAGCCGGCGCCCTGGAGCTCGCGGCGTGTCTTTTCTCGATCCGGGATTCGGTGGTGCCTCCGACGATCAATTACGAGACGCCGGACCCGAAATGCGATTTGGATTACGTTCCTAACGAAGCACGGGCCCATAGGGTCCGCGCGGCCTTGTCAAACTCGTTCGGCTTCGGCGGACAAAACATATGCCTGGCGGTGAAACATTATGAAATCTAA
- a CDS encoding SDR family oxidoreductase → MKSKRNILITGITGTLGKEMLQELLLTTEDRLFLLIRRKSQLSHWARVRKILAPLGLETLLGTRVQVVEGDICQPQFGLQAHDLHLLLHNVDHFFHVAALTSLNGTEEECRKINIGGTQEALKLAWLLKREGKLERFFYFSTAFVAGSRQTYCSSEDELPGHPAHANFYESSKYEAETAVRQAMKDGLNVTIFRPSIVVGDSRTGAVSEFNVIYPFLKLYAHGILTKLPTRLDNSFNIVPIDFVIRASLAISQQKESIGKAFHLVTKNPPAVGSLLEIGREEYRELPAIQILDPEGFDKESLDTNEQFVYQMLEPYLGYLNDNLTFDTKNTDEALKGTGIEFPSTDKKFLRTLLDYAVDSGYLALQKS, encoded by the coding sequence ATGAAATCTAAGCGGAATATTCTGATCACGGGAATCACGGGAACGCTCGGCAAGGAAATGCTCCAGGAACTTCTGCTCACGACCGAGGACCGCCTGTTTCTCCTGATCCGCCGCAAAAGCCAGCTTTCCCATTGGGCCCGCGTCCGGAAGATCCTCGCGCCGCTCGGCCTCGAGACGCTGCTCGGCACGCGCGTGCAGGTCGTCGAAGGCGATATCTGCCAGCCGCAGTTCGGGCTCCAGGCGCATGACCTGCACCTGCTCCTGCACAACGTGGACCATTTCTTCCACGTGGCCGCGCTCACGTCGCTGAACGGCACCGAAGAGGAATGCCGCAAGATCAACATCGGGGGAACTCAGGAAGCCCTGAAACTCGCCTGGCTGCTGAAAAGGGAAGGGAAGCTGGAACGGTTTTTTTATTTCAGCACGGCGTTCGTGGCAGGCAGCCGCCAGACCTACTGCTCGAGCGAAGACGAATTGCCCGGGCATCCCGCGCACGCGAATTTTTACGAATCGAGCAAGTACGAGGCCGAGACGGCCGTGCGCCAGGCCATGAAAGACGGCCTGAACGTCACGATCTTCCGCCCGAGCATCGTGGTGGGCGACTCGCGCACGGGCGCCGTCTCCGAATTCAACGTCATCTATCCTTTCCTGAAACTCTACGCGCACGGCATCCTGACGAAGCTGCCCACGCGGCTGGACAATTCCTTCAACATCGTCCCGATCGATTTCGTGATCCGCGCGTCGCTCGCGATTTCGCAGCAGAAAGAATCCATCGGCAAGGCGTTTCACCTCGTCACCAAGAATCCGCCTGCGGTCGGCTCTTTGCTCGAGATCGGCCGGGAAGAATACCGCGAGCTGCCCGCGATCCAGATCCTGGATCCGGAAGGCTTCGACAAGGAAAGTCTGGACACGAACGAGCAGTTCGTCTACCAGATGCTGGAGCCGTACCTGGGATACCTGAACGACAACCTGACGTTCGACACGAAGAATACGGACGAGGCGTTAAAGGGGACCGGGATCGAGTTTCCCAGCACGGACAAGAAATTCCTCCGCACGCTGCTGGACTACGCGGTGGATTCCGGATATCTCGCCCTGCAGAAGAGCTAG
- a CDS encoding MMPL family transporter, with translation MIRKCAEFVLLIKWPLFQGLMLATLMAGFAATHLAIDPTVESLFIKKSDEYRYYREYRDRYGSDQLVAVAMETTDLFTQRNLKLLKKVSDHIAAAPQVENVLSLARVMDIHSKFLGVKIVPALAGVFEGTRTLEDARNAILSNELYVNNLVSKDGKHANIVLKLKASSSRGKGADFIKDLRGFLAEEEIPGVKFYVAGAPVEQYDFVRLIRKDQFTFVPMITVLLVLTTWLIYRSFACVVLAMTAVFMTLIWTFGLISSLGKELNLVTSLLAPVIMIVSVVDVIYFIGFFLNIRAHHASVRQSVILTMEQLVLPCFLTHMTACLGFVSLSFSKVPAIQEFGLFAACGIAFSYIITILLTPVMLPILPYRIKRTLSEEGHFFNKFVIHFVERLEFQGKWLILVSVIGCVIFSYMGIRKLNVDTNIVKQMKPNSPLAVATHFIDKNITGVYTLGFVLRTRNGETIDDPQVLERIDAFKSFLESMPAIAKVNCITPLVKRIHEVRGGSPEDYKIPRDPQMVKLYFKGIIENADDELWSMISRDLREVNVQAQMHAVGTRDGATVEEASRRYMKEVLSPYFDCHMTGNVVLLGRMSKDLVESQIQGFSFAFLATLTLVALIFGSLHMGLLAAIPNLLPIGMVYGMMGFMGIELSSSTAMIASIVLGIIVDSSIHFLYRLRREYEQRENYLQALHHTYRSMGQSLVLSTLILISGFSTSVFAGFRPTIQFGILTSLAIFLSMTSTLLVLPVCAVITKPFGRSNLFRRKRRTKRVLGESENAMSPPGAH, from the coding sequence ATGATTCGAAAATGCGCGGAATTTGTTTTGCTGATCAAGTGGCCTTTGTTCCAGGGGCTCATGCTGGCCACGCTCATGGCGGGCTTTGCCGCCACGCACCTCGCGATCGACCCCACCGTGGAATCCCTCTTCATCAAGAAGTCCGACGAATACCGCTACTACCGTGAATACCGCGACCGTTACGGCAGCGACCAGCTTGTCGCCGTGGCCATGGAAACGACCGACCTCTTCACTCAGAGGAACCTGAAGCTTCTCAAGAAAGTCAGCGACCACATCGCCGCCGCTCCGCAGGTCGAGAACGTCCTCAGCCTGGCGCGCGTCATGGATATCCATTCCAAATTCCTTGGGGTGAAAATCGTGCCCGCGCTGGCCGGCGTATTCGAGGGCACCCGGACCCTGGAAGACGCCCGGAATGCCATCCTGTCCAACGAACTCTACGTCAACAACCTGGTTTCCAAAGACGGCAAGCACGCGAACATCGTCCTGAAGCTGAAGGCCAGCTCCTCGCGCGGCAAGGGCGCGGATTTCATCAAGGACCTGCGCGGTTTCCTGGCGGAGGAAGAGATTCCCGGCGTGAAATTTTACGTGGCGGGCGCGCCCGTCGAGCAATACGATTTCGTGCGCCTGATCCGCAAAGACCAGTTCACGTTCGTGCCCATGATCACGGTCCTGCTCGTCCTGACCACGTGGCTGATCTACCGCAGTTTTGCGTGCGTGGTGCTCGCCATGACCGCGGTGTTCATGACGCTGATCTGGACGTTCGGCCTGATCTCGTCGCTGGGCAAAGAGCTCAACCTCGTGACGTCGCTGCTCGCGCCGGTCATCATGATCGTTTCCGTCGTCGATGTGATTTACTTCATCGGGTTTTTCCTGAACATCCGGGCCCACCACGCGAGCGTGCGCCAATCCGTCATCCTGACCATGGAGCAGCTTGTCCTGCCGTGTTTTCTCACGCACATGACCGCGTGCCTGGGGTTTGTGTCGCTTTCGTTCAGCAAGGTTCCGGCCATCCAGGAATTCGGGCTCTTCGCGGCCTGCGGCATCGCGTTTTCCTACATCATCACGATCCTGCTGACGCCCGTCATGCTGCCCATCCTGCCGTACCGCATTAAGCGCACGCTGTCGGAAGAGGGCCACTTCTTCAACAAGTTCGTGATCCACTTCGTGGAGCGCCTGGAATTCCAGGGGAAATGGCTGATTCTCGTTTCGGTGATCGGATGCGTGATTTTTTCCTACATGGGCATCCGCAAGCTGAACGTGGACACGAACATCGTCAAACAGATGAAGCCGAATTCGCCGCTCGCCGTGGCCACGCATTTCATCGATAAAAACATCACGGGCGTGTACACGCTGGGCTTCGTGCTCCGGACGCGCAACGGCGAGACCATCGACGATCCCCAGGTGCTCGAGCGCATCGACGCCTTCAAGAGCTTTCTGGAAAGCATGCCCGCCATCGCGAAGGTCAACTGCATCACGCCGCTCGTCAAAAGAATCCATGAAGTGCGGGGCGGCAGTCCGGAAGATTACAAGATCCCGCGCGACCCGCAAATGGTGAAGCTCTACTTCAAGGGCATTATTGAAAACGCGGACGACGAACTCTGGTCCATGATATCCCGCGACCTGCGTGAAGTGAACGTCCAGGCCCAGATGCACGCGGTGGGCACGCGCGACGGCGCGACCGTGGAAGAAGCGTCGCGGCGTTACATGAAGGAAGTGCTTTCGCCTTATTTCGACTGCCACATGACCGGCAACGTCGTGCTGCTCGGCCGCATGTCCAAAGACCTCGTCGAGTCGCAGATCCAGGGTTTCAGCTTCGCGTTCCTTGCCACGCTCACGCTGGTTGCCTTGATTTTCGGGTCGCTCCACATGGGCCTGCTCGCGGCCATTCCCAACCTTTTGCCTATTGGCATGGTCTATGGCATGATGGGATTCATGGGCATCGAGCTTTCCAGCTCCACGGCCATGATCGCGAGCATCGTGCTGGGCATCATCGTGGACTCGTCGATCCATTTTCTCTACCGGCTGCGGCGGGAATACGAGCAAAGGGAAAATTACCTGCAGGCCCTGCATCACACCTACCGCAGCATGGGGCAGTCGCTTGTCCTTTCCACGCTTATTCTGATCTCGGGATTTTCCACCAGCGTCTTTGCCGGCTTCCGGCCGACGATCCAGTTCGGCATTCTGACCAGCCTCGCCATTTTCCTGTCCATGACGTCCACGCTTCTCGTCCTTCCGGTCTGCGCCGTGATTACCAAGCCTTTCGGCCGCAGCAATCTTTTCCGCCGTAAGCGGCGTACCAAAAGGGTTTTAGGAGAATCCGAGAACGCCATGAGCCCTCCGGGCGCGCATTGA